In Zingiber officinale cultivar Zhangliang chromosome 9B, Zo_v1.1, whole genome shotgun sequence, the genomic window ACTTGTGAAAATAATGAAATGAGTTCTTTATTTATAGAATTTTAAGAATAATGGACATTAAATCatgattattaataaaaaaaattaatcaaatgaTTTCAAATGttggaaaaatataagaaaaaaaccTTTTCATCCATATCCATCCCCAATGGTTAGAACTACTGACTAACCAACAGTTCCAACGATCAATTAATCAGAGGTTTGAATAGACCGATATAAAAAACAAACTGTTGATTATAATTGTGGTTAACCACTAGTCAACAGTTATTTTTAGGTTTAACTGTAACCGGCCCGACATCATGTCAAGttgattataatttttgaatCGAAATTGGATCAACAAGTACCCAGCCCACTCATTGATCCGATTTCGAGTCTGGCCAGCTCTTACTCAGATCTGGTCCGGATCAGTTCTACCTTTGGGAAGAGGTTGCACGGTTCTTCACGACCTGCTCGCCATGTGTAAGTTAATGATatcaacatttaaaaaaaaaaaaaaaatctctactaTCTCGTCTACTGTTTCTCTTTTCTTTGGAGTATGAATTAAACATcgaagaggctttgtcgaggtaaTTCTCGATGGGCTCTTTAACACGTCTTATTTCTTATAGAGCCGATAGCGTTAGTAAGTCATGATTTTCAAATCAGCGAATTCCCAAAGGCGCACATGAAGTTTCAGAATTCCTAAAAGACATACCAAAGTTTCATTATTTAAACTTTTTATGTGCATGTAACATTCCTccttatttttctctctctctttttatgCATGTAACATTTCTTTACTCTTTTCTCTTTCctcctaaattaaattaaattaatttaaacactatttaaacttaattaataattctttatatttatttatttttatttttaaaattttaataaaaatttaaaaatatattaaaaaaggtTAATAAAACATTAATTTTTTCCTATCTTTTAATATCTTCAATTTTTTAATATGTAATTGGACttgattttattaataaaaataataaaaactaaaaaaacacTTTGGTGCCCGTTTACGATAATTGAAAATAAGTTTAGTGCTTTGGAAATTATCGTAATAAATAAtcctataaatttatttatttttaattttaattttaattttaaaactttaataaaaaatttaaaaatattaaaagaaggttaataaaacattaaaaatatttttttttcctatttttaatatcttaaatattttaatatgaaATTATAAACTAgtgaaaaaaagaaataaaattaatagctagagttgattttattaataaaactaaaaaaaataaaaaatcacttTAGTGCTAGTTTGACCTGCACTACAATGATGTTAGTTTCTAAAACTAATGCGTATTGGTTTTTAGAAATTAGTACCACATTATTTTGAAAGTTTCAAAtcattctaaatatttttttagagaACTTAAAATTGTAAAAATGAGCTTACTTAGACTCATCTCTCTTCTACACACTTAACACTTTGATCtcattataaatttttagaaatccaAGTCATCTAGATCCATCAATAAGTTTCAATCAAAACTCATTAATAGACTTAGAGAGTTATGATCAGATTTATTCCAACTCATGTAGATTTTTGCAATGCCTAGGAGTTGTCCTTTGTTATCATCGTAAAATGTTTCCAGCGAGAAAATTACATTTTCAGTCCTGTAACTTgcatctttttcaattttagtcctgttatgagttaatttacgttcttagtcctgtaacttgtaatatttttcaatttcaatcctttttcctccaaaattgaaatttttcaacGGAAAATGTCTAGTTTGTAGTTGGAATATAAAAAGCACATATatcataaaaattcaaaatccccaaattcaatttacaactcatcatttttcgttgaaaaaaattcaattttagaggaaaaaggattgaaattgaaaaatattacaagttacaggactaaaaatataaattgactcataacaggactaaaattgaaaaaatataaattacaggactaaaaacataattttctcttatttgaaaGGTTTAAAAAATTTCAGACTTTGTACAAATTGACACGAGCCTATAACTTTATATGGGAGGCTCAGAATCAAGATTTCTCACCATATCTATCTTTTACACATTCTACACTTCCATctaattgtaaaaatttatatattcaaGTTGTGTAGGTCTATCAATGAGTTTCGATCGAAATCTATTAATTGATCTAGAAAGTTCTAATTAAACTCATTTCAACTTCAATAGATTTATTAGATCAATAGATTTATTAGATGAACATGAATTCAAATAAACTCTCTTCACTATATTAAAATCCTCAAAAACAATACTTAAAGTAATTTGAAACTTTCAAACACTATAATACTGGTTACAAAATCAACACCaaggtgatttttattttttattaataaagtcAACTatggttattaattttatttttattttgtactcTTTTATAATTACAtattagaaaataaatatattaaaaaagaatttattttcatgttttattaaccttttttatatttttaaattttttaattaaagttttaaaaataaaaaaaaatatagagtattatttattaaagtttaaatggtgtttaaattaatttaattttaatttaggagGAAAGAGAAGTTATGTAGACAAATTTTGAAAGCGCCCTAGTTTGCCGTTGTtaaatatgaaaattttctaactccgcATGCTACAACGTGGAGacatgaattattattattattattattaaaaactgAGCCATAAACTCTGAATTGTTGGACGTCCTCTTATGTTTTGTCATTTACCTGTTGATAATTTCTTTCACCGTAGCAATGCCCTTCCCTATCAAATAACCCAACTCTCACACGCAATTCGTCGAGCAATTCATGGCCTTCGCCGGCGACAAAATCCCCCTTCTACTCTACCTCCTCTCCGCCCTCTACCTTCTCTCCCACGCCGCACGCCTCACCCATCCGCACACCGTCGTCGTGTCCACCGCCGCCTCCGACCCCTATCTCTCCGAGGACGCCCTTCGCGCTTCCACTATCCCTACCGATGATCAGGGCCGCCTCTTCCTCCGTCACCGCCGCGGCCATTTTCTCGCCCGCTTCGCCGAAGGCGGCATCGCTTTTCCTGGCGCCAACCAGATGGAAGAGAGCCTGGATCTGACGACGGGCGAGGGGAAAGCGTCGGATGGGTCGACGCAGCAGTTGACTTCGGTTTTATCGGACTTGGAGGAATCAGACCAGAAGAAAATAGAAGAGGGACATACGGATTCAGAGTCGGAGGAGGAGCGATGCGAGGACCAGGATGAGGAATCGGAGCTTGGATCTAAGAAGAACAAAGATAAGGATAAGAACAAGAATGAGGATAAAGAGAAGAACAAAGACAAAGATAAggagaagaacaaggacaaggataaagagAAGAACAAAGATAAGGATAAggagaagaacaaggacaaggataaagagAAGAACAAGGATAAAGAGAAGAACAAAAATAAAGACAAGGAGAAGAACAAGGATAAAGAGAAGAACAAGGATAAGGAGAAGAACAAAGATAAGGAGAAGAACAAGGATAAGGATAAAGAGAAGaacaaagatggagaagaacaaggacaaagacaagaagaaagaaaaagataaagataaggagaagaacaaggacaaagacaAGAACAAGGAGGAGGTGATGGAGGAGAAGAACGAGGGAGCGGTTTGGATGAAGTCGCTTAAGGAAATCTGGAACAACTTAGAGCTGCCGCTTTAGAACTTCGTGATGAAGGTTAGCAGGTTGCTTCAGTTCTTCATCTACTGCAGTCGGTATGGTATTTGTTCAGCATGACCTGGTTTCTGTTTTATCCAACGTGTGTTATGTGTTCTACCATTATGCATCATCTATGTTATTCCATGTCAATAATACATATAGGTTTCAAGTTTGTATCATGAAATTCAGTATTATGTTAGTGTTTTCTAAAACTTATGTAGCGTGGGTTCGACCATATGTATTTGCTATATTTGGCTTTGTTAAAAGCTCCTGCGTTGAGTTTGGTGTGTTATGCAACTTCTGTACTGCATGTTCAACCATTATGCATCACCTATGCTATTGGATGTCAATAAAAGTTACAGGTTTGAGTCTGTTTCATGAATCTCTTCAGCTGTGTGATGGAAGCTTCTGTTATAATACTTTGTTATCTATTAGCTCCTACTTTGATAATTGGCTATGGAAACTTCACTTGGTTAGTGTTTTCTACAAGTTTTGTAGTGTGGGTTCAACCATTATACATTAGCTATGCTACTAAAAGTTCCTACTTTGAGTTTGTGTCGTATCAATATGAGGTCCTATATTTCTCTTCAGTTACATTTCCTCTTAGTTGCTGAGTTGAAAAAACATACATGGGCATCTAAATGAAGTATCATTGCTGCTGAGTTGCTTAAAGGATGGCTTATCTCAACATTTACATAGTAATTCATATCTTTAAAGCCACATCCAACATCCACTGATGAAATCTGAGCAGGGGGAAAAAAATATGACAAACACAGAGTTTCAACATATAAACCACACTGATGAAGCACTAGAATTTGTTTCAGCAAGAGCTTGTTGCATAGCTGCTGGTTAGTTGAGGACAAGGCCAGGGATTGACACCGAGCGCACCTCCACTAACATCAGTGCACTTCCACAGGGAGGCACCAACACCCCAGAGCTTGACATTGAAGAGGCATATATTTGTAAATGGTGAGTTCTTTATGCCTTCTATGGAGCCAGGCTGCTCGACCTCCATTCCCCACACATTCTTGATGGTGATCCCGTCAACCATTGGAATTGCATTTGGATTGAAGTTCTCATCAGGGTGTTCACCAACATCACTGGCAATTTGGATAGCCTTACCAACAGTGTTCATGGTGATATCGTTTATTGTTATATTTCTGATGTAGCCTCCCCTGCCAATGTTAGTCTTTATATGGATTCCAGTGCCAACGTTGTAGAGATTAATGTTGTCAACCAGGACATTCTCAACACCTCCTGAGGTTTCACTTCCTATGGCAAATCCAGAAAAGGGCGTGGTGCCGGTGAGCCTTCGGATTGTAATACCATAGCTTGGGCGACCATAGGAAATTCCATACTCGTCCCAACCACTCTTCACAGCAACCAAATCATCGCCGGTCGAAATGAAGGAATCTTCAATGCAGACATTTGAGCTCGAATCTAAGTCACATATTCAAGAGATTCCAAACTGTCAGTAGGCTTTGATGTTTATTCCTTAAGGTAATCATCAAGTTATtgaaagttttcaacaattgcCAAATTTTCATAGTTTTTTTCCCTTAATGTTTCTTTTGTACACTAGAGGCTGATAATGTTCGAGAAGGATTCATACCAGGATCTACTCCGTCAGTGTTCGGAGAGTCATATGGAGCCAACACTGTCACAAGCTTTATTACTACATTGCTGCAAGAAATGTGTAAGAAGtgtcttcaatttttttttttctttttatgaagACTGAAAATAACCATTAAGGTGAATTCTTATATAACAATGAGAATTCTGCAGATGGTTACCTGCAGTAAACAGGATGAATGTTCCAAAAAGGAGAGTTGAGAAACACCACATTAGAAACAAGGATATCCCTGGAGTTCATAAGCTCTAACAGGTGTGGTCTGGTGTGAAGAAGTCTTTTCTGCTTCCACAAATTCCACCAGATCTCTCCTTGACCATCAATTGTTCCATTTTCTCCTGCATGGGGGAAGAAGGATCAGATGAACTGAAAAGTGAATGTTGCAGAGAATAGGAAATGTCATGACCAGAACATTTTTGAGGATTGCCAACCTGTTATGATGACATCGCGAATCCCATTTGCCTGGATGAAGCTCGCATATCTACTGCCAGGAAactctcttcctcttccataaGATGGCAAAGGATCCACCAAGGGCCAGTTCCATACATCCTGCAAGCACCCACCTTGTTTTTAAGCTCAAAAAAAGGAACTTGAACAACCAAGATTCAGACAGCTCCGGTAAGTTTGCTATGACTCGAAGCTCCTGTCAATGGATCAGTGTATCTAGAGCTAAGTAACGCTACCTGAGTTGCCTTGATGACTGCTCCCCTAGCCAAATAGAGTGTCATGTGGCTGGTGAGATTGAAGCTTCCCGTGAGCCATATCCCTGCAGGAATATAGAGCAGTGTGCCACCTCTTCTCCTGACGTGCTGGATTCTGTATATGGCCTTGTGGAAGGCCCAGGTGTTGAGCGTTTTCCCATCTCCTACTCCACCGAAGTCACTTATCGATATCACCTCCCGCCGTCTTCTCATCGGGACTATGCCGGCGCAAGTCGTTGCAGTTTCTGCTGCTAGACCTTGCGGTAGCAACACTGATAGCACTGCCACCAGCAATGCCAAGGCTTGCATGATGACAACTTCTATGCCGATGAAAGAATTCCCAAAAAGACGATGCAAGGATGATTTTTACTTATCTGACTGAAAGAGGATTTAAGGAAGCGAAAGGTTATGCGATTTTGCGGAAATTAAGAAGTGAACTAGCTGTGGATTTCCTGTCTCAGAATGGTCCAAGTACAGGCTCCAAGATGAAACTTTAGGCATCCAAACAAGGGAGTATATGTGCTTAGAACTGCAAAaagttctgttttttttttttttaacttcaacATCAGCTAGAAGTGTGAATTTGCTTCCCGAGATCAAACAAAAGAGAGGAGAGCTGTGAAATTTATTGGGGAATCTATAAGAAACGACGACACCCACCCTCCATTAATGGACTCGAGGCATCACAGTTGTGTTGTGCACTGATTAATGAATTGTCTGAAAGTTGATGGGGACTTTTTGGTTTCCTGCTCTAGAGAAGCAGGCAATGATGTGCTCTTCTGTGGCGTTTCTCGTGGTCGACTTAAATTGTAATGGTTGGCATTAATTGGCCACCACTGGCGGTCCCCGACGAGCGATGGCTTGCTCTGTCTGTGTTATAACTTCGCATGTGGATGGAGCCATGGAGGATGACCATACAATGCAGAGACAACGGATAAGAAGCAGAACAGCAGGAGATAACTACTACTATGCTTTATATCTTATTCGCTAAAGAGAAAAAAAGTTATTGATTTCTCGTGGTAAAGAAATGCTTAGAAGAGCAGATGTCTGATCACAATGGCTGTCGTGGGAGTTTAGTTTATGTTAATCTTATAGACTACGAGAATGCCTAAACAAAAGCTGAGCGTCCAGTTTCTTTGATTTACATGGACAACAGAGACCTTTAGATTTGAGTTTCACAGATTTTTTTTTGTGTTCTACTGCAGTTGAAGATAATGGAGAAAGGTTTATTGTGTTTATGAAAACAGATCCATCTAACTG contains:
- the LOC122023434 gene encoding probable polygalacturonase, translated to MQALALLVAVLSVLLPQGLAAETATTCAGIVPMRRRREVISISDFGGVGDGKTLNTWAFHKAIYRIQHVRRRGGTLLYIPAGIWLTGSFNLTSHMTLYLARGAVIKATQDVWNWPLVDPLPSYGRGREFPGSRYASFIQANGIRDVIITGENGTIDGQGEIWWNLWKQKRLLHTRPHLLELMNSRDILVSNVVFLNSPFWNIHPVYCSNVVIKLVTVLAPYDSPNTDGVDPDSSSNVCIEDSFISTGDDLVAVKSGWDEYGISYGRPSYGITIRRLTGTTPFSGFAIGSETSGGVENVLVDNINLYNVGTGIHIKTNIGRGGYIRNITINDITMNTVGKAIQIASDVGEHPDENFNPNAIPMVDGITIKNVWGMEVEQPGSIEGIKNSPFTNICLFNVKLWGVGASLWKCTDVSGGALGVNPWPCPQLTSSYATSSC